Within the Rosa rugosa chromosome 2, drRosRugo1.1, whole genome shotgun sequence genome, the region TTACAAAATGGGTCGAAGAAGAACCTTTGAAAGAAGCATCTGGTGGTACGTTGCGACAATTCCTGTTTAGGAACATCATTTGCAGATTTGGTGtcccagaagtttttgtttcggacCGAGGGGCAGCTTTCATGGGTAGTGAAGTTGATAAACTGGCAAAGGAATGGGGAATACAAATCGTCCATTCCAGTCCTTATTATGCTCAGTCTAACGGTCAAGCGGAGGCCAGCAACAAAATCATCATCActttgctgaagaaaatgttggaagcTAATCCACGACAATGGCATAAGACCCTTTATGAGACTCTTTGGGCCTACCAAACATCGAAGCGGAATCCCACCGCGACAACAccttatgctttgatgtttggccatgatgcagtCCTGCCTTTGGAAGTCAACGTCCAATCATTACGAAttcaagagcaacatcatctcattggagaagactacgttcaggctatgtggcaggaacatgaagaccttagcgaaaagcgcttggaggctttagatagtttggtcatggaaaagcaacgagtcgctcgcgcctatgacaagcggacgcggggaaggagttacagcgaaggagagttggtttggaaagcagttctcccgcttggcgaaaaattagatggtcgcggcaaatggactccaagatgggaaggcccgtacatcatctataaaatcttagagaaatgagcttttcatctcaaggacctggatggagatgtccatcataaccctacCAATGgcagatacttgaagaaatacaTTCCCAATGTCTCggactcggaggagtcgtagacagtttctttgcataagacatggggggcaattctagtgttcctacactcgcgaagcccattcatgaaggcctgttttttagGCCCATAATTGTTTCTTCGctacgcctagcaacactacaccatactaagccgagtcagcggcttcggaaaatttttacaatactaagccgagtcagcggctccagaaatTTTTTACAGCTTTGTCTCTTCTCTCGCAGAGAAAACACCTTCGCGGGAAAATAGGGTCGAGCCGTAGGAGTTGAGgatgagctcaagggaaatgtgagagccaccgtcGTAGCCGCCCCATCCACCGGAGTAGTAGCTGTAGCCGccacctccctcggaagtagtcttcatgttgccaaagatgtcctcaccgtGCATgtggaacagaggaagggtttcaatctccatgttcatagatccataatcaccatagttccccatctgcccgttaaaagcaatcatgacaccagctgaagaagcagaagcagatgcagaagatccgaagttaatatactgatcctcaggtttccaattggtaccattaccattaccaacaagtcctgatctttgcatgggcacatgaacatccgaagtgaacctcttcttctgtttctccCGAGCCCTGTGGTTCCCGAACCAATAATAGGCATTCTTGCTCTCGATCTTTCCGTAccgtttcagctggagacagatcctctgaatctgctctgcagttggggacctaacttcCTTTTTGTAgtaaagctccttgaggattcttatctgatctgtagtgggagtccacctggCACTGCTCTGCCTACAAAGCCtattagcactactcccggctgctttgttgcttcctccatcctcggttggtcgctgggtttgtggttccattggtgatgggttgagagaatgcgagaattgaagaatggtgatgatgagtaattaagaaagattgctgttagaaatattgggaaggactgaagatctgagagagaaggacTGAAGTTGACAGAGAAGTGTTCGTAAAAGGGTATTGTTGAGGATAAActcagaggaaggttttttggcatgaacgttcccatccccagaatgcacctatttataggaacagggcatgcaaatctccacccttggatggacagtctcggaaaagcatctccacccttggatggacaaTCGAAGATtcaaactaagtgtcagtaaatcttgattaaagttgccctaaatctcggaaaagaatggattattggcgcgtgggggaaccgaacggttttcgaggaggtaactgttccattttcaatattatcttctcacGGTGGAATTAACCAAACGGTTTTCTAGGAGGTAActattctattcacgagattatttgttcacgaccgttgtttttcaatgagtgattaatgccttaaatctcggaaaagaatggattattggcgcgtgggggaaccgaaaggttttcgaggaggtaactgttccatTGTCAATATTATCTTCTCATGGTGGAGTTTTCAACAGTTAGTTAATGCGAAGTTAAAAAATCATTAAGAAGATAAAACCAAGAGTTTTAAGTTGGGGCCTATATTTgaggccttgcgagacacaattattggctcctcacggatatttgaatatcaggataagaaaatattattgtattcataaagtggctttgcggccaaaagcagtacattcattacaaagccaaaagcagctaaaatacaaaacaggaatcttcggatatcttctgaatctttccTCAAGTGGAAgtagctatggaatccaacgtcgggttgagccgtgccattatcccaaggaggggcagacttcagggaaggaaaaaaaggagtaacagagcccccgcgccccctttacatggaagcggcagaggaatccaacataggcttggccaacgccattatccatgagaaggggagactccagtgaaagaaaatggaccTCCAGGCCCTCTTAATTGGAAgtagctatggaatccaacgtcgggttgagccgcgccactATCTccgggaggggcagagagtgaaggaaccgaatatcggcttaagtctctgcaccccctttagccttggtaaccaccattagttggacgtgaagtatgggaacagccattctgtagcttgaacccattccttcaaagagtccatcccttctcatccctccaagattctatcaagaagagagagggggagaatGAGGTGATAACCAAAGCctcttccatctggagggcacaacacgagcctggtccagaaggaaggaaatcgAGGAAGGATCTTTGGCCTCAATGTGGCTTTCCTTCCTTCCCTGATTTGCTCCAAGTGGGGGATCCTAATGAAGATGTTCTCGCATGACCAGGAGATCCCACACTAATGGAGCTCCCCGTACTTCTTTTCCCCTGAAAGCCTATACATTCCATCCAGGCTGTCAAAGGTAAAAAACacggggttgcctaagattacgccataaggcctaacccaggcttaagattacgccataaagcctaaaatttagaggctaaaggtcatttcatgaggggaagatttgtgaagaaggagaaagagaagcaaggactgaaaggccatttcttgaatgtttcagaagatttgttgtgagtattccctgccAAAAATACAACTAtatatagggacttcaggcaaatccccacccttggatgatggttaaagagtcaaaccgatgttagtaaatcgagattagtgattccaaatctcgggaaaaagggactagtagcatgtgaggagaccgagcGGTTTTTTAGGAggtagctattattagaggattagTAGCacgtgaggagaccgaacggttttcaagGAAGCCTACAGAGATTGGTCCGTGAAGCTCaattttcaagcaaagttcctccacgcgaaGGTTCGCCACAATAGcaccagcttcggcctgagtggcccgttctttgacacgggccaggttgcgacccatttcttcagaagcagccaaaggttcatcgagttgggcttcttctgcagcaatcgcattctcaacagagagccagcgaacaaggcagatacttgctgctatacacatggcgaagttaccaccaaggaagagaaggatcctcattcgcgatcaaaagcactctccttcgcatggggggcacgctaaagttttgatctcctacaacctgctcAAGTTTCGCTAATTCActgcataccagacatcagatacatggggggcaaaaaagttggcaaagaaagcgtcagttcatgacaaaggcaattcagattgtggcattcaagctttatggcctatttagaggcctatatggaatcagtcaagtaatatcagtcaagccaatacaagtggctttggagcaacgacattataagagcagtgctgattcaagacctcttcagtcaagacgaagacctttgacttcgaggtctgagGGGCAATGTTTCAActcaaaatgagcattttggcctgacaaggcgtgtcttggagaaattgagtcaatATCAATGGTTCAAGCTAtctattgtcgacaagttcgagatatattatttagaggctaaataaagcctacctgcagaattatggaagattatgcgagctgcaagaaaaggaaattatggaagcatggaaatgaaaagtcaactttagcacattttcctacttcgactaggagaaaccgagctaaacaaggaaggaggggcggcagactaaccaaacgaaatcaaaatgagctaaaactttccagattcattctaaacatcccaaggatcatttcttctGAATAGTAGAAGAGCTAGTTTGGAGTGGAAAActttcaaacaatcagtccaattttctgaaaaacaaaactggaaaaccggacctgtaaggagtccagcagcgtttccggcccaaccacatagaagtaagctctgaaatttttcctgaatgatctacactcatggtggaccatttgatatgaagaagtcgaaggcccattatgaattcttggtggagatataattgaaggaataaaggagcagaaagtgattcaaaaccactccaaaactcatcattttcacctccatttagtgctccacctccacctccacctccatttagtgctccattatctccatttagtgctccattatctccattagtgctccattatcatgatttgtttaaggccaaccactttggcatggtagcctatatatagaggctaaaatgAAATAACAcgacacacaattcatcaacaacaatctctaagattatccaagcctctccagagcaacccctctccttctcttaacGGTGACCACAGTCCAGTCtcagaatcctcaggagccgactgtcagtgccaccaaaccttctgtcaacgtgcttcggtcctagtctcctcgagagccgactgtagtaccgcgaccacaacggttacggaaccagccaagcaagggtaacgcccttgcaaaccagccaagctaaagtcacgctttagcaagttctccccacttcccagtgattttcgctctgctcgatctacgacatcgagtatcgattgtgtgatattGAAGAAACTAAGCAAAAGCCCTCATCACGAGGCACAAAGAcccctgcgacgaggttggtgctctcctcatctacaatcacttgaaagaagtcaggtcaagggacatccccgccGACCGCACccaacggtgctggcacgcccgcgggcagaaaagagactgttgaccagctgcagaaaaattggagccaaacagcatTGTCTAGTGTAAGCCTATATAAGTAGGCTAGTCTAGTTGAGTAGTGGGCAGACGAGTATTTTGTAGAAGTATCGTAAGAGTGAATTCCTTTATCAGGTATTTTGAGAGTGTcctccatatctctctctagaAGCTCTGTACATGTCTTTGGACTGTACATCTCTCATATTGTGTGTCATTTATGCATCATATCTCCCTACCCAaaaattagtttttatttttattttacgcTTCCGCTGTTATCCAACATCCAGGAAAGTGAACCAAAGTCTGTACAACCAGACCACAACGCCTCAGAGACCTCGCACCAGATTCTGCCGCCAAAACCATCTTGCCAAACTCCAACCAAACAATGCTCCCAAGAAAAAACCGTCACAGAGCAATAGTATCAAATCTCTCGTCCGACATAATGGTCATTACACACCTTTTCGCTATCATCTTTAGACAAATCAAGAAGATGTGGTAGTATACACGGTGATATATAGAAATAGGTCCACTCATTCGCCATCAAATGCGTAGGTCATAGCTTGAATACTCATTTGGTACTACTCTAAAAGATTCGCTAGAAACACACAAAAATGTGCATAGTTTCCTAAAAAATAAGGGATTTATTGAAAAGAGACTATCTCAGGGCCGCCCCTGCATGCACGTAAAAATTGAAGTAGATATTTCAATTAATTTGGTCGTCTCCCATAATAGTCAATTTTGTCAGTACTGCTAATATGCAAGTCTTCTTAGGTATCAAAATATTTCTTTCAttaggacaattcttaggtCCTCTAATCAAAGTGGttttaattcttcttctttttttaaataaatccCAAATCGGGTTGCAAGTTCATTCATCACAAGctagaatgaccattacatacatTTATGCTGTCATCTCCAGACAAATCAAGAAGATGTGGTAGTATCtacggtggtacatagaaacAAGTCCACTCATTCGACATCAAATGCGTAGATTACAATTTGGATCTtcttttggtactactccagaaaaTTCGCTAGAAACACACACAAAAAATGCATAGTTTCCTAAAAAATTAGAGGTCTATTGAAAAGAAACTAAGCTACTAACATCCTATAGGCTAAGAGCAAGCACCCAGCCCTAATCAATAAGCCCAAGAGAGCGGCCCCTACCCAACAAACCTGGCTTGACCCAGGCCTAATCTCTATCTCCTCCACACTGTAGTCAGACGTAACAGCACTTTTAGCACCACCTAACGCCTCCATGACATGAGGAGCCACACTCCATGCAACTAAGACCTGAGCCGCCTCGACCCCCTCGGCCACGACTACCGCTGTCACGAAACTAGAATCACACGACCTACGCCACCATCGTTGCAGCACTTCCAATACCCATGTCACTAGCTTTCCAAGAAACCGAACCAAAGTTTGTACATCCAGAACACAGTGCCTCGGAGACCTTGCAAAGGATTGCGCCGCCAAAACCATCTTGCCAAACTTTGAGCAAACAATGCTCCCAAGAACAAACTGTCATCGAGCAATAGTCTCAAACATCTTGTCCGACAGAATGATCATTAAATACATTTCCGTTGTCATCTCCagacagatcaagaagatgTGGTAGTATCCAAAGTGATACATAGAAATAGGTCCACTCATTCGATATTAAATATGTAGATCatagcttgaatcctccttTAGTACTACTCTAGAAGATTCGCTAGAAACACACGAAAAAGTGCATAGTTTCCTTACAAAATTAGTGATCTATTAAAAAGAGACTAAGCTACTAACATACTATAGGCTATGAGCAAGCACCTAGACCTAATTACCAAGCCCAAGAGGGCGGCCTTATGAAAGTCaactcaaaacccagaaaacctgGCTTCACCCAGGCCCAGTCTCCGTCCCCTCCACACTGTAATCAAACATAACAAAAGTTTCAGCGCAGCCTCAACCCCTTCCGCCACGACCGCCGCCGTCAGGAAACTAAAATTACATGACCCACGCCGCCATCGATGCAGCACCTCCACAACCCATGTCACCGGCTTTCCAGGAAAGCAAACCAAAGTCTGTAGAACCCAACCACAGCGTCTCCAAGACCTCGCACCGGAATCTGCCACCAAAACCATCTTGTGAAACTCCGAGCAAATGCTCCCAAGAAAAAACCGTCCCCGAGCCATAGTATCAAATTTCTAGTCCGATATCCGGTCACACAACGTCGGAGAAGCCAGAGGCCAACCTAGACGTCAACCACCGCCGAATGAGCGATCTCACTAAATCCGAAAAGTCAACTTTATGGTCGCCGTAGCGCTTAGGGTTTTTGTCAAATTGTCATCAAAGTGGTTTTGATTGGGATCATAGAATATTACCATGCATGTAAGGAATAAaggaattttgaattttataaaAGTATCTCATATATTAGGTTAGGCTGGTTCATCTCTTGAGTCGATGATACATTCATTATTCACTGTAATTCATCTATTATTCCATTAGATTTTCATAACCAACATATCAATACGTTTTAGATTATCTTCTAAAGATCATTTTTGCGGTTTTCCTTCCATGAGAAAAAGACTATTCTCTTAGGACTATTGCCACCAAACCAACTGTAATCATAAAAGTTAGCTCTTATGTCTACTCAATACACTATTTTTACACCTGAACTTGTGACATGGTCAGCCATTGACaattaattttgtaatggaagATCAACTAAACTCGATCATTCTTTGGATATAAGTATGCTTAACCCTTTTTCACTAGGTTCATTAGTTAGGACTACGGTGATTGAAAGAGGAAACAATAAGATCTTATTCCCTGTTATGTACGTTACAAGAAATATGAGGACAAGTTTTTGCAGATTTCCTTCCATGAGGGAAAGGCACATCTTTTGCATTTCCCCTTTTCTCATACCTCGTTCCCCATCTATGGTTTACAACTCTTATAAAATCATTAGAATTAAGTGTGAGATATTTTGATCATAATCCATAACATAAGACCCTAGAGAACATGAAATAAAACAGAAAACTACTACAAATATGGTTTATTTTCTGTAATAAAGAGGTACAAACGCTTAAATAAACCTCCAAAACAAAAGCTTTTTAGTTTTTGAAGagaacttatatatatatatatatatatatatatatatatattcccagTTAATTTGTTGTTACGCAAGTCGAGTACGTTGCGACTCTTCAGGATACCAAGCTCAGCTGGAATGGTTCCTGCAATATTATTTTGACCCAATCTCAAATATTTTAAAGCTGGAAGCAGTCCGAGTTCAGGTACTAGATTTCCAGATAGGTTTGAGCCACGTAAGTCGACTGCAAAAACCTTATTGTCTTGTTTGCACCTAATACCAACAAAGTACTGCAGGGTGAGATAATGTTGGCATCCTAGCTTTGGAGCACGTTATGCGGATCCGTTAATCTCTCCTTGAATGCAAGTAAAGCTTTTGCTTCTGAGAGGGGTGGCTCTCCATACACCGAGGGAACAAAGTTTACATTAGGACAAGGATTAGGGTAAACGACATCAAGCAAGTCGGAGCTATCTCCATTGCCATAGTTGATGCGCATCGTTCACCTAGCTTATATACTGGCAGAATCTTGATTTGAGAATTAAAAGAATATGTAGGTGTTTTTTTATGTCCCGAACGTTCACCTAGCTTATATAATGGCAGAGATTGTTAGCATTAATAATCTCAGCCTCACATCGTTAATTTTGTAACCTAATTCTGTTATAAAATGTGGCTCTTGTATTAATGTGGGTTCTTACTGAATAGTTGTAGTTTGCcctaattagtttttttttttttgaataaagtttGCCCTAATTAGTTAACTACTCCGTTAATTAGGGTTGTTACTAATTATTTTGATTAGTTGCCCTAATTAGTTAACTAATTCTGTCAATCGGTTTTTttattatcaaaaaaaaaaaaactctgttAATCTGCATGGTTAATTAATCAGTGGCCTACAGCTGTAGTCCACAGTTCATCCTTCGGTATATACAGTGAGGAGCATGGGCTTATTCACATGAAGGGCTGGCCCAACCCAAACTTCTAGCAATAATTTACAAAGAATAAGTGTGCTATTGTTTTACAAATTTAAGCTAGTAAAGTGACGGTTTATTTTAGTCTTTCTCCAGTTTTGACCTTGGTTTGAGTCTCCTCTTTGCTGTTAAcctatttcctttttttttatttttttttatcagataaacaactcagATGCTATAACTAATTTTTCGTGAGTCGAGCTCACAACTtctcacttataaaaggaagaCTATGTTattagaccaaatggtactggatTTTCCTTCTCCCTTTTGTTCTTATGTTCctgtttttcatttctttcttctttttttgtctctttcacttttctctatttttttcttcttcttttattacAACATTTTCTATTAGTTTTTTCTATCTGTATTTCTTAAAAGTTTCTTATCTTCAAGGCAAATCTGGcctgtttttttctttgctctttCCACATTTTGTTCTCATTTTCCTTCTTTAGTGACAACATTCTCCAATAGTATTTCTTTTAAAATTTAGTCTCAAAATTCTTGGAATCtttatcaacaaaaaaaaaaaatcttataacCAAGCCTTAGATTAGCCCACTCAAAATTttaatcctggatccgccagtGGTGAGTAGGTAGCTTGTTTTGCGATGTATCATACCTAAATATCAAATACATGTTTACATTTCTCTAATTTATTTGCTTATTTTCTTTAAGCTGTAAGAGATTACACAAATAAATTATAGTtattaaggccccgtttgggattacttcgcttttaaaaaaatcagcttttgtttaaaattttagattttattgtgtttgataataaataaaaagcagctttaattaaaaattataggtcactggtagcagattttagaagcagcccaaacgttgcttttagaagttgttgtggatcaaaacacactttgaagttgttttatgtactgatagcacttttaaaaatattatttaccaaacatgaaactgttttaattcacaactgattattttcacaacacagcagcatcagttttttttttttaagagtcaCAGCAATCTCAAACTAGTCCTAAGACAATAATGTTaataggtgaaaagaaaatgaggAAGTATTCCAGGTTCATGGAGATGATTAAGGAATCTACATGCTCTAGGAACCTTACCATGCACgtaaaaattgaagtaaatatGTCAATTAATTTGGTCGTGTCCCATAATAGTCAATTTTGTCAATACTGCTAATATGCAAGTCTTCTTAGGTATCAAAATATTTCTTTCATTAGGACAATTCTTAGATCCTCTAATCAAAGtggttttaatttattttattttaaaaaaaaaaatccaaatcgGGTTGCAAGTTCATTCATCACAAACcagaatggccattacatacaTTTCTGCTGTCATCTTCAGACAAATCAAGAAGATGTGGTAGTAtccacggtggtacatagaaataagTCCACTCATTCGACATCAAATGCATAGATTACAACTTGGATCTtcttttggtactactccagaaaaTTCGCtagaaacacaaaaaaaaaagtgcatagTTTTCCTAAAAAAATTAGAGGTTTATTGAAAAGAAACTAAGCTACTAACATCCTGTAGGCTAAGAGCAAGCACCCAGCCCTAATCAATAAGCCCAAGAGGGCGGCCCCTACCCAGCAAACCTAGCTTGACCCAGGCCCAGTCTCTATCTCCTCCACGCTGTAGTCAGACGTAACAGCAGTTTTAGTGCCGCCTGACCACGCCTCCACGACTTGAGGAGCCACACTCCATGCAACTAAGACTCGCGCCGCCTCGAGCTCCTCGGCCACGACCGCAGCCATCACAAAACTAGAATCACACGACTCACGCCATCATCGTTGCAGCACTTCCACAACCTATGTCTCCGGCTTTCTAGGAAAGCGAACCAAAGTCTGTACAACCAGACCACAGCGCCTCAAAGACCTCGCACCAGATTCCGCCGCCAAAACCATCTTGCCAAACTCTGAGCAAGCAATGCTCCGAAGAAAAAACCTTCACCGACCAATAGTATCAAATCTCTCGTCCGAcagaatggccattacataccttTCCACCATCATCTCTAGACAAATCAAGAAGATGTGGTAGTATCCATGgtgatacatagaaatagatCCACTCATTCAACATCAAATGCGTAGATCatagcttgaatcctcctttggtactactttAGAAGATTCGCTAGaaacacaagaaaaaaaaagtgcatattttccttaaaaaaataGGGATTTATTGAAAAGAGACTTTACTAAGCTATTAACATACTATAGGCTAAGAGAAAGCACCTAGCCCTAATTACCAAGCCCAAGAGAGCGGCCCTTAGGAAAGTCAACTCAAAACCCAGCAAACCTGGCTTGACCTAGGCCTATTCTCTGTCCCCTCTACACTGTAATAAGACGTAACAGAAATTTCAACGCCCTCTCAACCCCTTCCGATATGACTGCTGCCATTACAAAACTAAAATCACACGACCCATGCTGCCATCGATGCAGATTAACATAAGAATTAAGTACGAGATATTTTGTTCATAATCCATAACATAAGACCCTAGAGAACATGAAATAAAACAGAAAACTACAACAAATATGGATTCTTTTATGTAATAAAGAGGTACAAACGCTTAAATAAACCTCCAAAATAAAAGCTTTTTAGTTTTTGAAGAAAActaatagatatatatatatatatatatatatatatatttttgtgtgtgtgtctaCATACTTGGAAAAATTCAAAGAAGCTgccaaagtcaaaaaaaaatttatggcaTAAATCGTAACTTCCTTTAAACACTGGTGTAGCCAAAAGTCCCAACATAAATTATTGTTATTGGTAAAGTTTGCCAATCGAAGGCCTGAAATTTGCAATTTGGGAGGGAACTTCCTAGTTAATTTGTTATTACTCAAGTCGAGTGCCTCAAGTTCTTCAAGTTACCAAGCTCAGCTAGAATGGTTCCTGCGATATTATTTTTACCCAATATCAGTGTAAGATCCCACATCGCGGATTCGCTAGTCTCTCCCTGAATGCAAGTAAAGCTTTTGCCTTCGAGCGGAGTGGCGCTCCATACACTAAGGGAATGAAGCTTACACTCAGGGCAAGGATTAGGGTAAACAAAATCAAGCATGTTGGCGCCATCTCCATTGCCATAGTTGATGCTATAAGCTAGCTTTttcaaaatcttaatttgagaattaaaagaatatgattttatttttttatcttccGAACCAGTTTATATACCGGCAGAGATTATACTAATAAAAGTGTAGTTATTAAGACAAAAATGCCAAATGAGTTAAATTTTCCAGGTTAGTGGAGATGATCAAGGAATCTACAGACTCTAGagcctcgtttggttcatggAATTGGAGTATtgcaaaatgaaaatgaatCTTTTCTTGTGTTTATgatgcaaaaggaaatgaaACACTTTTCTGAAGGGaggttctattcagacctcctgatttaatatttggacctcctcaaatttttgtataattttaATTCCTATTTTAACCctttgtaaaaaataaaataaaaaaataaaaagaagaagaagaagaagaaactcaaCTCTATCATCTCTCATCATATTGGATGTTTTCTGTATCACCTGTTCAATCAGGGAGGAAAAGAAGAACATGAGATCAAAATGTAAAGGTGGCGACGATAAAATTGGAAGATTACTCCAAAAGAAGACATTGAATAAAATGGGATGACATTGACCTGGTTACCTGACTTTGTTCatatactctcgcaagcgtacgaatcgtgtcaagatagggaagtattaagcccaaaattatcataccacggggattagtggctaacccacaatccttggatagttagaactaaagtcactaagcaaataaaggaaataaaacaaataaaaagactaatctaaggcaccaagccttagcaatgctcgacTTTGATTTTCTCCagagcctaatcaaaactaagagcctagtgatgattatttacaatgagttggagttcaatattttgagagttgattttagattaacaaaaagtaataaaatgtaaagcaactaataaaaatgcaaagaaattaataaaagcgTAAACAATATAAATGGGAATGTAGGGTGCTAGGGAGGC harbors:
- the LOC133730993 gene encoding protein WUSCHEL-like — protein: MEPQTQRPTEDGGSNKAAGSSANRLCRQSSARWTPTTDQIRILKELYYKKEVRSPTAEQIQRICLQLKRYGKIESKNAYYWFGNHRAREKQKKRFTSDVHVPMQRSGLVGNGNGTNWKPEDQYINFGSSASASASSAGVMIAFNGQMGNYGDYGSMNMEIETLPLFHMHGEDIFGNMKTTSEGGGGYSYYSGGWGGYDGGSHISLELILNSYGSTLFSREGVFSAREETKL